The proteins below are encoded in one region of Colletotrichum lupini chromosome 5, complete sequence:
- a CDS encoding KR domain-containing protein, whose protein sequence is MDTMQDQIQPIAIVGLNLKFPGDATSAESFWEMLENARNASSKVPSTRFNVDAFYHPHPNRLDSMRVQNAHFMKEDPRAFDAVFFNMSPAEASILDPQQRGLLEGTYHTFENAGLAMERVAGSRTSVFCASFGRDSDAIVARDPEFQSRYQATSSGSSMLSNRISHFFDLRGPSLTVDTACSSGLYALHLACQSILNGESDMSLVCGSNTYLTPECMSFPLSNAGFLSPDGRSYSFDHKANGYARGEGYAFVLLKPLSKALADGDIIRSVIRATGANQDGRTPSITQPSATA, encoded by the exons ATGGATACAATGCAAGACCAGATACAACCTATCGCCATAGTTGGCTTGAACCTCAAGTTTCCTGGAGACGCTACTTCGGCGGAATCCTTCTGGGAGATGCTTGAGAATGCAAGGAACGCATCAAGCAAGGTGCCCTCAACCCGCTTCAACGTCGATGCATTCTATCATCCACACCCTAACCGTCTCGACAGT ATGCGTGTTCAAAACGCCCACTTCATGAAAGAAGATCCGCGGGCCTTTGATGCTGTCTTTTTCAACATGTCGCCAGCAGAAGCATCCATCTTAGATCCCCAACAGCGCGGGCTCCTCGAGGGCACATATCACACCTTTGAAAACG CTGGCTTAGCAATGGAGAGAGTTGCTGGTTCCCGCACCTCAGTTTTCTGCGCCTCTTTCGGCCGCGATAGTGATGCCATAGTGGCCCGAGATCCAGAGTTCCAATCCCGGTACCAAGCAACGTCTTCAGGGTCGTCTATGTTGTCAAACCGCATCAGTCATTTCTTTGACCTCCGAGGTCCATCTTTGACGGTTGACACCGCATGCTCCAGCGGACTGTACGCCCTTCACCTAGCGTGTCAGAGCATACTCAACGGGGAGTCCGACATGAGCCTAGTCTGTGGCTCCAATACCTATCTCACTCCCGAGTGCATGAGTTTCCCCTTGAGCAACGCCGGCTTTCTATCTCCGGATGGCCGATCCTATAGCTTTGACCACAAAGCCAACGGTTACGCTCGTGGAGAGGGATACGCATTCGTTCTTCTCAAGCCGTTATCCAAAGCTCTGGCGGACGGAGACATTATTCGATCAGTGATCCGTGCCACAGGCGCAAATCAAGACGGGCGGACGCCGAGTATCACCCAGCCCAGTGCTACCGCTTag
- a CDS encoding KR domain-containing protein, which translates to VELIRRTYASGGLDLSETEYVEAHGTGTLVGNPIEVSAIREVFRPHRSSPLWIGSVKSNIGHLEGASGLAGLLKTVFSLERAIIPPIADFEKVNPAIDVNALGVQFPTRSTAWPATPSGIRRASVSSFGYGGSNAHVVLDDAYNYLRIRGLTGNHLSVAKSNDSYKPCVANSSTSIGTVEDQAPDAGISDSVSDVSDDSGVIIGSEDDAEHSSISLLTFSAADEDGPRRQASALQDHVATQRMSRKRAQRVFLADLAYTLSQKSILNWRAFAVVKSEANMGNNLAEILSPITSVLSSKRPELNFVFTGQGAQYPRMGLKLMRYEVFRQSLMDCDEYLRSLGCEWSVLTELRKAPGSSRIQKPEISQPLCTALQIATVDLLRNWDIIPQSVCGHSSGEIAAAYCAGALGRQSSWKIAYFRGVLAGRLASDASRSKTTMMSVGLGEAAVRPYLSNRLSIACINSPANVTISGPTKEIQLLFERLEKEEIFVKRLPVDVGYHSPAMEVVAAEYQDRIRDIGAPTGSAAERLRKESLVSFYSSTEGNLTSFEAVTNPSYWVKNLVSPVLFSGALEAMTGSKHGGQHFLVEIGQQSALRRPVQDTLTPHLGNKAAKKWQYVSVLKPNVDDDRSLMEALGSLWAAGIPISLSKPNQESTQISRKPKILVDLPSYPFSRSREFWEESRLSRNYAKRPCRRHALLGIRDRDWNPEEGSWRHLIRSQENPWILDHALNGSPLYPGSGMLVMAIEAARQLATPVENRIRGYQLDNVRFLRAIDVDDSERGTEAKIVMRRRRQATNTSGQQLCYDWRVFGTNGDDWNECAYGSIKVELEPEQALGSEQAAASEARRSRFETSIKEQLQADVDKCRLVVHPSQLYKNMSQRSGFDYGPYFQLLKNISYDREGHATAMLSARDYTSSMPYAGEDPCVVHPSTLDAVCHLQMVALSQGGWNAVPTMMFSHLRNSWVSQKLFVAPGNPQLRVATRETMRAVREAECRTLVTFADSNEPVLVLDGQRGTAITSLKSADTAATSQGDWGQKFYGLDYKPDLSLLTVDAKSRYFAAAFKEDTRCRAPPRELIDRADAIALHFIEAALEQIDKEDKPLQFDNHLARYVKWMRRVHLNRDTWTLESRGLSHLRIEEILDEAEGEPTQRLTKKVGEHLHSILKGEVNALQVIFEGNLANEFYHSDIFATNNSKMGAYINVLAHANPKLRLLEVGAGTGSSTGRILPYLAAQGVEGGPPEAVRFGEYCYTDISAGFFEKARERFSYAASHMTFKKLDLEKHPNVQGFAEGTYDVVVAGNVLHATSDLIQTLRYVRGLLRPGGVLVLGETVNLDNVRDGLIFGLLPGWWLREGQWWSTNKEYQDQGPLLTEEQWTTVLKEAGFPGIQMAFRDHEQKPHHRRSKPLWPSRSEATLSQALSRGGADISSIVDISSGDTKLNGDDAVISLLELDASVLSSVAAKEFEAIKKISLDTRFTLWLTYGGAPKATNPAAEVAIGFGRSVCSERGDQGFVTLNLSYRPETPTAVTSAVDSIVRVVERLHNVSCPGTDNESEFSEDNGLICIPRLMPTPHMDQALSMKQSGDRLKSFTFNRDVPKPHISITIETPGLLDTIFYTENAEADKELQAGDIEIEVKATSMNFKDVMIALGQIPGRSFGFDGAGVVSRVSRESNLCPGDSVLFCSSTGGGFGTFVRCPELQTEKLPTGMSFQAAAAIPAVWSTVVYSLDHIARLSRGETVLIHAAAGGVGQAAVQLAQLRGAKVFATVGSQTKRELVKQLFGLSDDQIFNSRDETFAQDVLHATEGRGVDVVLNSLGGELLRQSWECIAPFGRFIDIGKADIIANNTLPMGPFNRNVTFSAVDLVVVHEEAKPLMKKILQDVTRLFEENPHLHEPKPLHVFSPSKLEDAMRFLQGGKNTGKVIIDYASATDTVEYRPSQLQHGYNFDANATYVISGGLGGLGREIARWMVSRGARNLLLLSSRGVAGRPDALKLIQELEATDGVTVLAPTCNVVDRGAVEDTLLKASRELPPIKGCIQAAMVLRDDMLAKMSHSMFHETLGPKRAGSWNLHQLLPDDMDFFVLLSSFCGIMGNRGQSNYAAGNAFEDALARHRVAQGLKGVSVDLVLVAEAGWANVNYESVTQSLRAGHDNLTQAQLMELLDLLCDPSYDCAKPGAAQIVNMVDSAADLARMTQQGLLDWMQKPMFSNLLRMGETEASGNGRGAGGGNGDGSDDVNRLALVKAAPDLSTASEIVTQGLVQKLAKSLSVPIETLDVGKPAYVVGVDSLIAVEVRYWFMKQLLVEVPVFEILKNQSITDLCQQVASKVLQSSSK; encoded by the exons GTTGAGCTCATTCGGAGAACTTATGCTTCTGGAGGACTGGACCTTTCCGAGACCGAGTACGTGGAAGCTCACGGAACCGGCACACTAGTCGGTAATCCAATCGAGGTTTCCGCGATTAGAGAGGTTTTCAGACCTCATAGATCTAGCCCGCTCTGGATTGGGTCTGTGAAGAGCAATATTGGCCATCTCGAGGGTGCTAGTGGCCTGGCGGGTTTGCTCAAGACAGTCTTCTCGCTCGAGAGAGCCATTATACCTCCCATCGCGGACTTTGAAAAGGTGAACCCAGCAATCGACGTCAATGCGCTAGGCGTTCAGTTTCCAACGCGCTCTACGGCTTGGCCTGCCACTCCTTCTGGGATCCGCCGGGCTTCAGTCAGCTCGTTCGGATATGGCGGATCTAATGCACATGTCGTATTGGATGATGCATACAACTATCTTCGGATTCGAGGCCTTACTGGAAACCACCTATCCGTGGCCAAGTCTAATGACTCTTACAAGCCATGTGTTGCGAACAGCAGCACCTCAATTGGAACAGTCGAAGATCAGGCCCCAGACGCCGGCATCTCTGATTCTGTTTCAGATGTTTCTGATGATAGTGGTGTCATCATTGGCTCTGAAGACGATGCTGAGCATAGCTCCATCTCGCTTCTCACATTCTCAGCCGCCGATGAGGATGGTCCACGAAGACAGGCCTCGGCGTTGCAAGATCACGTCGCTACCCAGCGAATGTCGCGAAAGAGAGCACAGAGAGTTTTCCTTGCCGACCTAGCCTACACACTCTCTCAGAAGAGCATACTCAATTGGAGAGCATTTGCAGTGGTCAAGTCGGAAGCGAACATGGGCAACAACCTCGCAGAGATCCTCTCCCCCATTACGTCAGTCTTGTCATCGAAGAGGCCAGAGCTCAATTTCGTCTTCACAGGCCAGGGAGCTCAGTACCCGCGCATGGGTCTCAAGCTGATGCGTTACGAAGTATTCCGGCAGAGTCTGATGGACTGCGACGAGTATCTGCGGTCTCTTGGTTGCGAATGGTCCGTCCTCACAGAGCTTCGGAAGGCCCCGGGATCGTCCAGAATTCAAAAGCCTGAAATTTCACAGCCCCTTTGTACCGCTCTACAGATTGCCACTGTCGACCTTCTCCGAAACTGGGATATCATACCACAATCCGTATGCGGCCACTCATCGGGTGAAATCGCGGCAGCATATTGTGCTGGAGCCCTTGGTCGCCAGTCTAGCTGGAAGATTGCATACTTTCGAGGCGTCTTGGCAGGTCGATTGGCATCTGATGCGTCTCGGAGCAAGACGACGATGATGTCTGTTGGCCTCGGCGAGGCAGCCGTACGCCCCTATCTTTCAAACAGGCTCTCGATAGCTTGTATCAATAGTCCAGCCAATGTGACGATTTCAGGGCCGACTAAAGAGATCCAGCTCCTGTTTGAGAGACTGGAGAAGGAAGAGATCTTCGTCAAAAGACTTCCTGTTGATGTTGGATATCACTCTCCGGCCATGGAAGTTGTCGCAGCCGAGTATCAAGATCGAATCCGTGATATTGGCGCACCTACTGGCTCAGCCGCCGAGAGGTTACGCAAGGAGTCTCTCGTATCCTTCTACTCCTCAACCGAGGGAAACCTCACATCTTTCGAGGCTGTGACGAACCCTTCGTATTGGGTAAAGAACCTTGTCTCTCCAGTTCTCTTCTCAGGTGCTCTCGAAGCCATGACCGGATCGAAACATGGAGGGCAACACTTCCTCGTAGAAATCGGTCAGCAGTCAGCTCTCAGACGACCTGTGCAAGATACCTTGACTCCTCACCTCGGCAATAAGGCTGCTAAGAAATGGCAGTACGTCAGCGTATTGAAGCCCAACGTCGATGATGATCGATCATTGATGGAGGCTCTCGGCAGTCTCTGGGCAGCAGGCATCCCGATTTCTTTGTCCAAGCCAAACCAGGAGTCGACTCAAATATCGCGGAAACCGAAGATTCTGGTGGACCTTCCTTCATACCCCTTCAGTCGGTCTCGGGAGTTCTGGGAGGAGAGCAGGCTGAGTCGCAACTACGCAAAGCGTCCGTGCCGTAGGCATGCTCTTCTGGGCATCAGAGACCGTGACTGGAATCCCGAAGAGGGAAGTTGGAGGCACTTGATCCGATCCCAAGAGAACCCTTGGATCCTGGATCATGCCTTGAACGGCTCACCGCTGTATCCCGGCTCGGGTATGCTTGTCATGGCCATCGAAGCCGCCCGTCAACTTGCCACACCAGTTGAAAATCGCATCCGCGGCTATCAGCTAGACAACGTACGCTTTTTGAGAGCCATTGATGTAGACGACTCAGAGCGCGGCACAGAAGCAAAGATTGTGATGCGGCGCCGTCGACAGGCCACCAACACAAGCGGACAACAGCTCTGTTACGACTGGCGGGTTTTTGGGACCAATGGCGACGACTGGAACGAATGCGCTTATGGAAGCATCAAAGTCGAACTTGAACCGGAGCAAGCCTTGGGATCCGAACAGGCCGCCGCTTCTGAGGCACGTCGGTCCCGCTTCGAGACGTCTATCAAAGAGCAACTTCAGGCAGACGTCGACAAATGCCGTCTGGTCGTGCACCCCAGCCAATTGTACAAGAACATGTCCCAGCGATCAGGCTTCGATTACGGACCGTACTTCCAGTTGCTGAAGAACATTTCCTACGATAGGGAAGGTCATGCTACAGCCATGCTGTCAGCGAGAGATTACACTTCAAGCATGCCGTACGCTGGAGAAGACCCGTGCGTGGTTCATCCGAGCACGTTGGACGCAGTTTGTCACCTTCAGATGGTCGCCCTATCTCAAGGTGGATGGAACGCCGTCCCTACGATGATGTTCTCGCACCTGCGAAATTCATGGGTGTCGCAAAAACTGTTCGTGGCACCTGGGAACCCCCAGCTGCGAGTTGCAACTCGAGAGACTATGCGCGCTGTCCGAGAAGCTGAGTGCAGGACACTGGTCACCTTTGCCGATTCCAATGAGCCCGTTCTCGTCCTGGATGGTCAGCGGGGTACAGCCATCACAAGTCTCAAGTCAGCCGACACAGCTGCTACTTCACAAGGCGATTGGGGCCAGAAGTTCTATGGTCTCGATTACAAACCCGACCTGTCTCTCCTGACTGTAGATGCCAAGAGTCGCTACTTCGCGGCTGCGTTCAAAGAGGATACCCGATGCCGCGCCCCTCCGAGAGAGCTCATCGATCGTGCCGATGCTATTGCTCTGCACTTCATCGAGGCGGCTCTGGAGCAAATTGACAAGGAAGATAAGCCGCTGCAATTCGATAATCACCTGGCTCGGTATGTCAAGTGGATGCGGCGCGTACACCTGAATCGGGATACATGGACGCTAGAGTCCCGGGGCCTAAGTCACCTGCGTATCGAGGAGATCTTGGATGAAGCCGAAGGCGAGCCTACGCAGAGACTTACCAAGAAGGTTGGCGAGCATCTGCACAGCATCCTCAAAGGAGAAGTAAACGCGCTCCAGGTCATATTCGAGGGCAATCTGGCCAACGAATTTTATCACTCTGACATCTTTGCAACGAATAATAGCAAGATGGGAGCGTACATCAACGTCCTAGCCCACGCGAATCCAAAACTTCGTTTGTTGGAAGTCGGAGCTGGAACCGGGAGCTCGACCGGCCGGATTCTCCCTTACCTGGCTGCGCAAGGGGTTGAAGGTGGTCCTCCAGAGGCTGTACGCTTCGGTGAATACTGCTACACAGACATCTCGGCTGGTTTCTTCGAAAAGGCGCGCGAGCGTTTCTCCTACGCGGCAAGCCACATGACGTTCAAGAAGTTGGATCTTGAGAAGCATCCCAACGTACAAGGGTTCGCCGAAGGGACTTATGATGTCGTCGTTGCAGGCAATGTGTTGCATGCCACAAGCGACTTGATACAGACACTTCGGTATGTCAGAGGTCTTCTACGGCCTGGCGGTGTGCTTGTACTGGGCGAAACAGTCAACCTGGACAACGTCCGTGATGGCCTCATTTTTGGCCTGTTGCCTGGCTGGTGGCTACGTGAAGGACAGTGGTGGTCTACCAATAAAGAGTACCAAGACCAAGGCCCCCTTTTGACGGAAGAGCAATGGACCACGGTTCTCAAGGAGGCTGGTTTCCCTGGAATCCAAATGGCTTTCCGCGATCATGAACAAAAGCCACATCACCGA CGATCCAAACCTCTGTGGCCGAGTCGCTCCGAAGCCACCTTGTCTCAGGCTCTCAGCCGGGGGGGGGCAGACATATCCAGCATAGTGGACATTTCATCAGGAGATACCAAATTGAACGGAGATGACGCAGTCATCAGCTTGTTAGAGCTCGATGCTTCAGTATTATCATCCGTCGCCGCGAAGGAGTTCGAAGCCATCAAGAAGATTTCCCTTGATACCAGGTTCACGCTTTGGTTAACTTATGGAGGAGCTCCAAAGGCCACCAATCCCGCAGCCGAGGTCGCCATCGGATTCGGCCGGAGTGTCTGTTCAGAGAGAGGAGACCAAGGTTTCGTGACTTTGAACTTGTCCTACCGGCCTGAGACCCCTACGGCTGTCACTAGCGCCGTCGACAGTATCGTGCGTGTTGTTGAGAGATTGCACAACGTTTCTTGCCCTGGTACCGACAACGAGTCCGAGTTCTCGGAAGACAATGGCTTGATCTGCATTCCTCGCCTTATGCCTACACCTCATATGGATCAAGCGCTTTCCATGAAGCAAAGTGGCGACAGGCTCAAGTCGTTCACATTCAACAGGGATGTTCCGAAGCCGCACATCAGTATCACTATTGAAACCCCTGGGCTTCTTGACACCATCTTCTACACAGAGAACGCTGAGGCGGACAAGGAGCTCCAGGCGGGTGACATTGAGATCGAAGTCAAGGCAACCAGCATGAACTTCAAGGATGTCATGATTGCTCTGGGGCAGATTCCTGGGCGAAGCTTCGGATTTGACGGCGCTGGCGTTGTCTCTAGAGTCTCGCGGGAGAGTAATCTTTGCCCAGGCGACTCGGTGTTGTTCTGCAGCTCTACTGGAGGAGGCTTCGGAACATTTGTGCGCTGTCCTGAACTGCAAACAGAGAAGCTCCCTACAGGCATGTCTTTCCAAGCAGCTGCCGCAATTCCGGCTGTGTGGTCTACAGTGGTGTACTCTCTCGACCACATTGCACGTCTCAGCCGTGGTGAGACTGTTCTCATCCACGCAGCCGCTGGAGGTGTCGGACAGGCAGCTGTGCAACTTGCTCAGTTGCGGGGTGCCAAAGTCTTTGCGACCGTGGGAAGTCAGACGAAGCGTGAGCTTGTCAAGCAGCTCTTTGGACTCTCGGACGACCAAATCTTTAACAGCCGTGATGAAACTTTTGCCCAAGATGTGCTTCACGCCACGGAAGGCCGAGGCGTGGATGTGGTTCTCAACTCACTAGGCGGCGAGCTCCTTCGTCAGTCTTGGGAATGCATCGCACCCTTCGGTCGCTTCATCGACATTGGCAAAGCGGACATCATCGCTAACAATACTTTGCCGATGGGACCATTTAATCGAAATGTGACGTTCTCTGCGGTTGATCTAGTCGTAGTTCATGAAGAGGCAAAGCCTCTCATGAAGAAGATCCTGCAGGATGTCACAAGGCTGTTCGAGGAGAACCCTCACCTACACGAACCCAAGCCGCTTCACGTATTCTCACCTTCAAAGCTCGAGGATGCAATGCGCTTCCTCCAGGGCGGGAAGAATACAGGCAAAGTCATCATCGACTACGCTTCCGCGACCGACACAGTAGAGTACCGACCTTCGCAGCTTCAGCACGGGTACAACTTCGACGCGAATGCCACGTACGTTATCAGCGGCGGCCTGGGTGGACTTGGTCGTGAGATTGCTCGGTGGATGGTCTCGCGCGGAGCCCGGAACCTACTTCTCCTCTCCTCACGTGGTGTCGCAGGACGACCAGACGCTCTCAAGCTTATTCAAGAACTCGAAGCCACCGATGGAGTCACAGTGCTCGCGCCGACGTGTAACGTTGTCGACCGGGGAGCGGTCGAGGATACCCTCCTGAAGGCATCACGAGAGCTTCCACCGATCAAGGGCTGCATACAGGCCGCCATGGTACTCCGCGATGACATGCTTGCCAAAATGTCTCATTCAATGTTCCATGAGACTCTCGGTCCTAAGCGCGCTGGATCATGGAATCTGCACCAGCTCCTGCCCGACGACATGGACTTCTTTGTCTTGCTCTCGTCATTCTGTGGCATCATGGGCAATCGTGGACAGAGCAACTATGCAGCTGGAAACGCATTCGAGGATGCTCTCGCGCGTCATCGAGTGGCACAAGGCCTCAAGGGCGTCTCGGTCGACTTGGTGCTCGTCGCTGAGGCCGGTTGGGCCAATGTCAACTATGAGTCCGTGACGCAAAGCCTCCGCGCCGGTCATGACAATCTCACACAGGCACAGCTGATGGAGTTGCTTGATTTGCTCTGCGACCCAAGCTACGACTGCGCAAAGCCTGGCGCAGCTCAGATCGTCAACATGGTGGACAGCGCGGCGGACCTGGCGCGCATGACACAACAAGGGCTCTTGGATTGGATGCAGAAGCCCATGTTCAGCAACCTTCTCCGTATGGGTGAGACCGAGGCTAGTGGCAATGGCCGTGGGGCCGGTGGAGGCAATGGTGATGGAAGCGACGACGTCAACCGGCTGGCTTTGGTGAAAGCGGCGCCTGACTTGTCGACTGCCAGCGAGATCGTAACACAGGGTCTCGTACAAAAGCTGGCCAAGTCGCTGTCTGTGCCGATTGAGACGCTTGACGTCGGGAAACCGGCGTACGTTGTTGGTGTTGATTCCTTGATTGCGGTTGAGGTTCGGTATTGGTTCATGAAACAGCTCCTTGTTGAGGTGCCTGTATTCGAGATTCTCAAGAACCAGAGTATCACGGATCTGTGTCAGCAGGTGGCTTCCAAGGTTCTGCAAAGCAGCTCGAAGTAG
- a CDS encoding amidohydrolase, with protein MTRRLIERPAQIYSASLGGSFRPIYTGTDSELPVSISKKTTLTIITTSLLIPGDGEPTKDAALVISSKLIAWVGPQSAIPKEYTDSPHKSYSTPYLMPGLWDCHAHFGGESPDAGSSGDPYQVFITEHPAASGARLTRMCWLALQRGYTSLRDVAGMGCEISRAIEDGSIVGPNVYSSGACISQLAGHGDIFSLPAGDVLLNLGVSQVTAGHFGTATSMIVDGVDECRRAVRLQIRRGAKCIKVMASGGVMSRDDNPLYAQFSPAELETIVEEANRQNRVVAAHVHGKPGIMAAIKAGVTTLEHVSFADRECIDLIKEKGIIYIATRLVMDLLLGTGGKGIPPTAWEKVKLCATNHLAAYKMAIEAGIPIALGTDTGPGFNMAMELEAAVKAGMSNLEAIKAATANGPLSVGGQAPKTGQLKAGYEADVLGLLENPVEDVRVLQKIENVAWVWKGGSLFKGPGVGPWGEDPSFFDEWSAATYIRS; from the coding sequence ATGACACGGCGTCTCATCGAACGACCAGCCCAGATCTACTCTGCGTCTCTGGGTGGCTCATTCAGGCCAATTTACACCGGCACGGACTCCGAACTGCCCGTTAGCATCTCCAAGAAAACAACTCTCACCATCATCACCACCTCCCTTCTCATCCCCGGCGACGGCGAACCCACCAAAGATGCTGCCCTCGTCATATCATCAAAGCTCATCGCCTGGGTCGGCCCGCAGTCGGCAATCCCTAAAGAGTACACCGACTCTCCTCACAAGTCCTACTCCACCCCATACCTGATGCCCGGTCTCTGGGACTGTCACGCTCACTTTGGGGGAGAGTCTCCCGACGCAGGATCCAGTGGCGATCCCTACCAGGTCTTTATCACAGAGCACCCCGCCGCATCCGGCGCCCGTCTCACGCGCATGTGTTGGCTGGCTCTGCAGCGAGGATACACGTCCCTCCGCGATGTGGCTGGCATGGGCTGCGAGATCTCCCGCGCCATCGAAGATGGATCCATTGTGGGACCCAACGTCTACAGCTCCGGCGCGTGTATCAGCCAGCTGGCTGGCCACGGTGACATCTTCTCTCTCCCGGCTGGAGATGTGCTGTTGAACTTGGGCGTGTCGCAAGTCACTGCAGGACACTTTGGCACTGCAACGAGCATGATCGTGGACGGCGTTGATGAGTGTCGCCGCGCCGTCCGATTGCAAATTCGGCGAGGGGCAAAGTGCATCAAGGTCATGGCATCTGGCGGCGTGATGTCTCGTGACGATAATCCGCTCTACGCGCAGTTTAGTCCTGCGGAACTCGAGACGATCGTGGAAGAGGCAAACAGACAAAATCGCGTGGTCGCGGCGCATGTCCATGGCAAGCCCGGCATCATGGCCGCCATCAAGGCTGGCGTCACGACGTTGGAGCATGTCTCATTTGCCGACCGCGAGTGCATCGATCTCATCAAGGAGAAGGGCATTATCTACATTGCCACACGTCTCGTCATGGACTTGCTGCTCGGCACCGGAGGGAAGGGGATCCCTCCTACAGCTTGGGAGAAGGTGAAGCTGTGTGCCACGAATCACTTGGCGGCATACAAGATGGCCATCGAGGCTGGTATTCCGATTGCCCTAGGTACAGACACGGGACCCGGGTTCAACATGGCAATGGAGTTGGAGGCGGCCGTGAAAGCAGGAATGAGCAATCTGGAGGCTATCAAAGCGGCGACCGCGAATGGACCGCTCAGCGTGGGTGGACAAGCGCCCAAGACAGGACAGCTCAAGGCTGGATATGAGGCAGATGTTCTTGGTCTGTTGGAGAACCCGGTGGAAGACGTCAGGGTGCTGCAAAAGATTGAGAATGTCGCATGGGTCTGGAAAGGAGGTTCTCTCTTCAAGGGGCCCGGTGTTGGACCCTGGGGTGAGGATCCTAGTTTCTTTGACGAGTGGTCTGCGGCCACATACATTCGTTCATAG